The sequence agctgctgagttggacgacaaagcagtctggacagcggcaggcaatgttcaacttctagacaaagtatttctactttgggaaaagttcagaaggcgcagaaagctgtctcgtggactttttcttaaatggcgaaacattctgccgaagattgacgaagacagaagatgcaagaatcctattggccaacgacgctgagcacgcccagagtgacaacgacaggaagccgtttcccttcaacggttatttcgaaattcgaaatgaccaggtgcctcaagtgtcactatataaaggccatccatttgcttcaatcaacacagaacttcaagttgtcgaaacgctgaccaaattcatactcgaagattctgtgagaaaagcaaagcaaataccttacaccaatttccatattattgtgtaaaagtctagagtgatttccaatcatctaaagtgtcttagcaatcgttgtttaggacaaacactttatcatttctagaagaatagaaaggagaggctgagtactcggttatagtactcagcgtagatataggagtgagtagaggtataaaggaaggtactcttgttatactcagcttctatttataaaaggtttcgtgctctacctttaaagagcttagtagagaattcaaaaagctcggaacgagttccggggactggacgtaggcggagaggccgaaccaggataagtctgctgagtaatatctttctaacccttaaactcctttaatatacaTTGCTTGCTacaaaactgactaagtaaagaactcacgctgagttaagtttactaagaagctgagttcaggaatagactctaagtgctatttcctgactcaagtaaagaagaaGACTTAGTcataagttgactaagcttgtgtcttgaatctacttagtgacgctgtgtaaaccttttcatagaaaaagaagtcagcctcaacggacaaatttttaaatagttcttatccccccccttggaactaacttgtcacgttataagggaccaacacttcgGTGATATGCCTATGAAATTTGCTAGGCACCAGGCAAAGATGTCAGTGTTGTCTTTTAGACATTTGGTGGTGTCTATTTTGACTAGTTCGACTAGTTTGGTCGCTATTTGGATCAATTTGCCTTCTACTAACCATACTGTCTCTAGGGGAGCCTACGGGTTTGACTCTTTCTccctctttttatttttcatccTTTACTTGGGGCTTAATGTTTAAGGATTCCATATATGTTTGGTGAACCACTAACTGATTTTCTTAAGCAATGGACATGCCTTCCTCTGTTGGAATCTTCCAGGCTAGGTGTTGGATAAATAGAGCCCCTGTTGAGCTAGATAAAAGTGGTCTTCCCATAATGGCATTATAAGGCAAGGTGGTATTTACAACAAGGAATTATTCTTTGCTCCTCCATTTGGGTCCGGAGTCTCCGATTTTAACCTCTAAGTGAACACTACCTATGAGAGGTATCGCATGTCCACTAATTCCACCCTAAAGAACCATATTTGTTGTCAATTTATCTTCTCCAATAGAGAGGCTCTCAAACACTTTTAATTGATGGAGTTTCCTATGTCAACAAAGACCATTCGGACATTAAAATCTATTATCGTCATCTCTCTACTACTAGGGCATCGTGCCGAAGTAGAAGTTAGACCTTACCTCCTTTATCTTTTCTAAGTTGGCAACTTCTTCCCTTTTCCTTTTGGGATGTGGCCCTCCTCATATGACATTGATAACCCCTTAGGGATGCGCCCTTCGGCCTTCATCTCTTTTTTAGAGTCTCATCCGTATTTTTTAAGGAAGTTTTCCAGTTTACCACTTTCAACCATTTTCTCAAGCTCTATGATCAATTGCCTATAATATTTTGTTAATGGCCTTTGCTTTTATAAAAGTGGCAATATTTCATGTTGCTTCGACCCTTCTTAAGCTTGGGTGGGTATTGGGTCCGCATTTTATTATCTTCTACCCAAAAGAGCATTTCTTTTCTAGGAGCATTAAAGGTGACATGGGGTTTGTCATTTTGCTCCCAAAGTTTTATGGATTTCTTTCCTTATGTTCCTTGTCTCTTGCCGACTTGTTATCGTTATTTAGGCCTGGCTGGTTAACAGAGGGTTTGGCTTCTGCTGATCCCAACAAATGTAACTTCTTGCCCTTTTCATCAGTTCCTGAAAATCTTTAGGCTTGGAGGTGATGATGCTTTACGGAAATTGTTTGCCATTGCATCTATTTTCCCTCCAATGCTAAATTCTTTTACTCAAAAGGCTAGGGCTTGAAATCGCTCAATGAATTGGGCGAGGGTTTCCCCTTCGACATGGACCATTCTATTCAAGTCCTACATTATTTTTCCTTCTGGTATGGAGGTTATGAAATAGTCTATGAAGGATTTCGCCATCTGGTTAAAACTGCGAATAGATCCGGGGAGGAGTTGCTCATACTAGAAGGTTGTCGAATCCTTTAGAGTTGTGGGAAAAAGCGACAGATAACCGCATCGGTAGCGGTTGTTACTTTTATGATTCTTCTGAAATTTTTGATGTGATTCATGGGATCTCCACTGCCCCATATTGGCTGAAAGTAGGGATGCAAAACCCTATGGGCATTAGTTGGCGATGGATTTCTACTGATAAAAGTGTGCATGTATCTATTAAAGCCAAAGGGCCAATGTATGTACCGAGTTTATCTTTATTCTCCCAGACCTCATTTTTGGATGATCTCATACATCTCTTTTTTTGTTGTTGGGTCTATCTTTTTCATCCTCTTTTGGTTTCTTTTTCTCCCCATATCTCTTGTGGGCCAATTGGTTTTTGTGGGAAGCTTGCTTATCGCTTCTGCCTTTTTCTTCCAAATGATGCAGCAACGTCTTTTTAGAATTCCTAAATCTTCTCTTCGTTTGGAATGGCTACGTGATCTAGACCATTTCCTATGTGGGATGGGCTCTTGGCATATTGTGTTGCTAGCCAAGATGGACGGTGGCTAGATTCTCCGGTGTTGTCTTATTTATCGCGCATGATTTCCTCAACCTCTTTTAGTTTTTCGTTTAACTCTGTCATCTCCGATGCATGTGCTGATGTTTCCGAAGCTCCTTTCGAGTCATTCCTTGGGATACCTACAAGACATCATATACATCAGATAGGAGTGGAGTCCCGCAGACCCGCTCCGGTGCCTAACTAAGCAAGGGTTGGAAGGGTTGAAGGTTATGAATTGCTTGTGAGATAGTGATGTTAACGTACCTCTAGGGTTTGCTATATCTATCCATTTATAATGTTCTGAATCCTTCTTTTTCTAGGAGTATATCCTTGTTAGGAATCCTTCTTTTATTAGAAGAAGTCTTCCTTTAGGAGGAGTCTTCTTCTAAGAAACGTCTTATGGACAATCTCTATCTGTTTGGTAGAAGGATCTTCCTCTATAGAAGGTTCCTATAAGTCTATCGGATCTAAAAGCTCTTATTCTTCCACATGGTTTATTGGATCCGAAAACTCTCAATTCTGCACGTGTCAGTATTTATTTTTACGGTATCAGTTTGTAGTTGAACTTTTTATGTGGGTGGAAAATGCTTAGGGGATGAACATTTAAACTTCAATTTTAGTAGTACAAATTATTTTTTCTTGAAATGGATTAATTTTGTctattttgttgatttttttgcTTAAAATAATTGTATGGATGAATAAATTGAAGACGTAATATACACATGTCTActtttattttggttgatagGAATACACATTTATAAACTGTTCattcaattaatttcaaataagtcgtatcttagttttttttttctctccaaAAATGTTTGCTTTTATCCAAAATGGGACTGCCTTTTTTTATGTTATTCCCAGGTGAAAAACGTCTTCCCGAGCGGGAACTGCTATATTTTATTCGTTCTAATTAGATTAATTTACTAAACAATTTGAAATTCAAAATCAATGAGTTGTCCTCTGGGAATATGTCGCTTAGTTAGTGCCTAATTAAAGAATATTCTAATTTCACCACATTAATCTATTTCATAAGAAGGAAGACAAACAACTGGGGTCCTTTCtgcaataacaataaaaataagaTGGGCAAAtggaattattttttattttattttttcccttaaataatcattaaatttaaatttgtcTGCTATGaaaattatgaattttttttttttaaaaatgaaaattatgaaaattGAAGAAGCCCATTGGCTGTCTGACATTACTCAATTATTAAATCTTGTTAATTTATTAGATCATCCAACAAATTCTGTTTGGCAGCTTTCAATTCCCAGTTTCTGaaaatttaatatttcataAATTATCATGTGACTTAGGAACTATTCCAACAAATTTTCAAAATGGACATTTATGGAGGGAAACTAATATAAATTCATTTCAAATAGTAAAATAAAAGTGTCTAATTATAATTCAGAATATAGCtattttaaaagtaaaattaactGTAGTTGACGCCATCTCGTCAAACTGTCGAGATCTAACGGAATTTGGAAGTGTGATTTATGAGGTGAGAAGGGTACTACGTAACCATCCAAGGTTTTCAGTGGTATTTGTTTCAAGATTAGCGAACGAAGCAACTCATGCACTTGCAAGATATGTTCGGTCCTATGTTAAttcttttattcattattctttatCTGTATTCTAATTCAGGATGCCATTTCTAGTGATTAATAAAGTGTtcgtttcttaaaaaaaaaaaagtaaaattaactAATAACATAGCAATACATCTACTTaataaacaattgttgtttgaCATATTAATGAAGAATTTATAATATAAACAATAAccataataaaaaattagattGCATGTAATATAACGTCACTAATTAACTAAAAAATACttaatctttttcttttaaaaaactCTTGTTGTCTTTTATGGTTGAAGAGGGAGAATGAAATTTgtctccctttttacttttcCGAttcatatttttatggtttttattagttttatattttgataaaacatactgtttagtttctctattttcaaaaacacacggtaaagtctcTAATCTTTTTCTCgataaactgtttagtccctaacgtttttctcggtaaaCTGTTTAAtctctgccgttagactctcatgaagattctgttaatcaatttggatttgagtcaaaatctatttaaaaaaatgtaatgcCTTAACTACTCTTTaccacaaaatcaaatatataagacCATTATCTTCATTGTTTCTCATCTCTGTGTTCTTCTGGTTGATTTGAGTCGATTATGCGTAAGAGATTCAATCCgttctccattttttttagcgcgagttgtgagagaaagatatagaggtgtgaattgcttttgactgataaatagtaaagggtaatttagttatttccgaattcataaacggtaaaaaatctaacaaacggaaggactaaacagttcatcgagaaaatggttagggaccttaccgtgtgtttttgaaaatacaaggactaaacaatgtgttttgtcaaaatatagagactaataaattaattatcctatTTTTATCCTCAtactttttgtgattttttttactttggtTGAAAATTATATCTCTCGTTGAATTTCTTTTCCATTTGATATGCATTTATCACCaataattttttcatttgttcatttCCGAATTTGGCACGAGCAGAAACGATGTATCTCGATAATTCATGGCAAGAGCaactataatttatataaaatccATTAAATTAAAATAGTTATGTTCAAATTAGTGATTGATTTAATATTTCCAAGTGAAATTAactttttaaatgaaaaatatattattaaaaataacttattttattttatctgatTTTAAATGAAATATCATATTTTTGCTAACACAATTTAGCtatttaatctaaaaaatatttgtgcaaaatataattatatgttaaatgttttttttatcatttgatCTGATTAGTTGGTTCGATGCTATTTAGACACTCATGATGATTATCAAGACAAAAAAGACTAAAGACGGCGTGGAACATACTAGAAGAGCTGATCCATTATCAACTTCATTTGACTAATTACGTACCAGAGCTAGAATTAAGAAGATTACACAAACTTTAGTTGGACTAATCGAGTAAGTTTGGCCAAATCAAATGGATCCAACAAGATCGTCCATACGACACACATGAAAAAATAAGGGTGCTGCAAGTGAATTGTAATGCTAATAGCTCTATTTGAATATACGATGTTGACGAGTTAAAGAGCAGTTGATCCAATCTTATCCATATTAGATGAATTTAGATGTGCATGTATTTGGCATATAAGTAACTTATTGAAAGTCTAACTTGAACTTGATACATGTTGATGTAAGTCTTAACGTTTCAGGTTAAAATACTGTTTTGTGtttatttcttaattttctGACGAGCTACAACGTTGTTGTGAATTGTCAGTTTCGCTTTTAGTGAGCTTATTAAAACCAAATTACCACTTCATTTATATACTATTGTAGTTTGTAATTGTATGTAATGTTTCCTATTTAGGGATTAGGAAAGAATATCTTTAGGAAATAATTAGATTtcagaattaattttttttcctatttagtCTTGTATAGGAATAAATTTGTCTTTCCTAATGGGATTATAGCCCTGTTTGacaaagagcgttttgggataaaaagagcgtttttgaccaactttagcggtttgaccactgaaactgctgattggagtgtttggtggagagaggtttagaagagcgttttgggatgaaaacgctaattttgaaaaagctcattttatgagctttttcaattagcgttttgggatattaaaattaatgaactTTTTTGACCCCAATAAATAGActctctcttctcctgcgccaaaattaatgcccttatttgtctttttgcacaaaccgctattatcaatcagctaatttttaccaaacaggtctaacaaacagctaatcaaatcagctaattaaatcagctaatgtaatcagctaacagctaatgtaatcagctaacagctaattcccaaacagggcctatgTAATTGTATTTTCTAAGGCAAGTTTGTGCTTATAAATAAGATGCTTCTAATGGTGTGAGATTGTATTCTTAtctattgaatttaaaaaaaaaacgcaaaaagtataattaagcctctgaattttacatgttttaaggatcaaatccctgatcaattattttttcacattgagtctttcatcattgattttgttatggatttgacccTCATTAAACTTTTCTATCGAGTTTGGACGATACACATTGTTAGGGTGATTCGGCCCATTGCCGTGGGCAAATAAAACAAGAGTTTATTGATTAGAATAGATAGAGATTAAAaggtaaaaagaaattatagaaatcaATTTCCAGTATGTTGTTCCAAGCTCGATCTTCTACTCTCCCATTTTACGATTTTCAGCATTAGAatgccaaatcgatcttctccttTGCCAAACTTGATGAAAAAGTAAAATAAGAGCCGAATCCATAAtaaatcaatgatcaatggttcaatatggaaaaataattgattagtgACTTGATACTTAAAAAGTACCAAAGCAAACCAAGAAACCGGGGTgcttgaataaaaaaattaaaaattcttcTCTTGACTAACTGGTTATGGGTGAGTTAGAAGTCCGGAGAAATTTTCTAGTTATGAATCGGGTATCGAACCAATAGGCGATGCTTGGTTACAATTTCGAATCCGTTATTATATGTTTGCTTTCAAAGGTTATGCTTTTACCAGAAAAGTActctaacatttttttttaaataatactaacatttattttaaaaatacttGTCTTaaacttgattttgattttgttgcCCATGCCATCTCCCatccaaacaaaataaaaagcttATCATAACAATTTAAATAtagtgtgttttttttttcaaatatataaacataacaaattttagttacttttttttttttttttttttgttattgttgttgatgaagtgcaaaaataccctaacattttgggtcaggagcaattttacccctaacatctaaaacaatgcaattttacccttacaattggaagccaaaagcaattttacccttaacgttgataaattgggtcaatttcagatactattataaaacacaaatatttttgttccttattttgcacaaattgcataacaattcgttatAAAAAAAggattcatgtttttttataatttaataataaaatcagagattaatatttataaattcggtgaatttttaaatttttttgtctaatttgtacaaaaatacagtatatttttttattttttatttttttcacatcccaacaaatgtttgtgatttgttactgataaaatgatgaacgtttgatgaattatttctcaaattgatccaaattatcaacgttaggggtaaaattacatttggctacaaacgttaaaattgcaccattttagacattaggggtaaaattactccgaATCCAAAACGTTgtgggtatttttacactttaacctttttttaatcaattatagaactatcaattttttttatatcaattaTAGAAAGAGTTTTACATTATTGATACAAATGGTAAAAGATAGCATGATGATATCTTTTAGATATATTATTATCAATTATAAGGGCAAAAGTTTGGactttctaatttttttcaatAAGAACTAAAATTCACTTCAAATcctttaaaaatcaaatcaaataacATAGTTTTGAataaaagttatttttattttgactgaaattaaaattgattaaaaaaaatcaagatcTAATTGCGTGAGAGTTTGGTAATAAATAATGCGGAGTAATCTATGGGTAGAAAATCAAATTAGTGAAAAGAACAGGGACAAGAAAACATTATACAAAAGATATGGGCACAATTTGAAAATGGCTTTTAAATGTTTGTCTAGATGGTTTGAAACTTGGAATTGAAAGAGCCAGCGGCAATTCTGAGGGGGAAAGAGAGGAGACAGAGGGGAGAAGAAGAGAATACTGAGCGATAAACGGGTTCAGCCGCCGTAACTCTTTTTCTCAATAATACGATATTGATAATCTCGCTTAAATTTCTCGATCGTTTAATCTGAAAATTGGAATTTCTGATTGCGAGAAGTGTATTTGATGCTGTGATTTAGGGTTAGCGTTGAAAAGAGTTTTTGATTGCAGGTAAACTCCTTTAAGCTTCATCTGACGAATTTAATAATTCAGTTTTTTCTTTAATatgttttgcattttttgttttggggtttctttttttgtttaatttaatttggtgATGGGTGTGAATTTTGTGATATATTGCGAATTGCTCGATAAACAATGCTTGGGATTTGGTTGATCATGTGAGCAAATGAATTTTAGGTTTTATTAGTTGTGAATTTCTAGTGTTCAATGACTGATTCtttctgttttgttttcttctctttttagtttttgagtGTATGAAAGGTGATGATGTCCAAAGTTGAAGGTAGAAAAAAGGTTGAGGAGGATTCAGGCAATAAGAAACTGTTAAAGGAAATAGAAACCATAAGCAAAGCTCTATACTCGGAGAAAAACCATCCAAGGACCTCAATTCCTGCCCCCAATTTTCGGTCAAAATCTGGGAAATTCCCACCTGTTGATTCTAAACCGAAGTTAAGAAATGTTAATGAAGATTTATCAAACAAGGAAAAGAAGTCTATTTGGAACTGGAAGCCACTAAAGGCCTTTTCAAATATCAAGAACCGAAAATTCAACTGTTGTTTCTCTCTTGTTGTACATTCTATTGAAGGATTTCCCCGAAGTTTCGAAGATCTTCATGTTTCTGTGCATTGGAAGAGGCGAGATGGAGAGCTAGTTACAAAGCCTGTCAAGGTTTCTGAAGGTGTTGCTGAGTTTGAGGAAAAGTTAACCCACACCTGCATGGTCTATGGGAGTAGGAGTGGAGCTCACCATTCGGCTAAGTATGAGGCAAAACATTTCTTGCTCTTTGCATCTGCTATTGGTTATCGAGAGCTTGATTTGGGAAAGCATAGGGTTGACCTTACAAGGTTGCTCCCTCTCACATTAGAGGAGTTGGAGGAAGAGAAGAGCTCGGGAAACTGGACTACAAGTTTCAAGTTGTCAGGAGAAGCCAAGGGTGCTAGCTTGAATGTTAGTTTTGGGTATACAGTGGTTGGAGAGAGCCCTGTATCACATGGAAATAATCAGAATGATCCGGAAGGATACAATGTGAAGAAGAGTAATTCAAGGACAACTACATCAGTTACTAAACCTGGTCTTGCTGATGGGAAGAGCAGAATGCGTCGCACTGGAAGTCTTCCTGGTACATTGGATAAGCAGATTTCTTCCCCATCCCGGACCCAGTCTACTGTAGATGGAAGGGATCCTCCTGAAGTGTTGCAGAAATCAAGATCAGAACTTGCCAGTTCACAACCTTTTCTGTTTCCGAGAATTGATGAACATAAGGTGGATTCTTCATTAGATTGTAAGCCTGAGCTAGGCCCTTTATCAAAAGCCAGCCACGCAAATGTTGAAAATGCGTGTGAAGAGAGTGAATCTTCTGCCACTGAACAGAGGGTGGAATCATCACAAATAGAAAAGGAAAAACCAGTTGAAGCTGTTGAGGTTTCTTTAgtagaaaataatattaatgGGGGTTTCCAAGTAGGTTCTGAAAAGGGTGCTCAGCTTGGTCTCCATGATGTTGTGCATGGGAGTCATGAAGATGACCTTGTCGAGGAAGATTCCAATTTTGATGAGCAAGATATATGTTCAAAAGAGTCTGTGATGAAAGCATTGGAGGATGCATTGATTACTGTAACAAATTTGGAAGCTGAAGCACTTACCTCTCCTGAAGATGAAGAAAAACAAATGGAAGTTGAAATTGATCATGAAATAAATGAGAATGAGACATCTCTAAGCTTGGATGATGTTACTGAATCTGTTGCAAATGAATTTCTGGACATGCTGGGGATCGAGCACAGTCCACTTGGCTTGAGTTCAGAGAGTGAACCAGAGTCTCCAAGGGAGCGCTTACTAAGACAGTTTGAGAAGGATGCTCTTGATGGGGGCTACTCTCTGTTTGAATTTGATATTGGCAGTGAGGACCAAATAGAATATGATCACAACTCATCAGCTGTCTCTGAATGGGGGAACTTGTCTGAGGACTTTGAGCTGTCATCAGTTATTCAAGCCGTGGAGGAGGAGTATCAGATGGGCAATCAGGCAGAGATTGGCAAGACAAGGGCAAAAGTATTAGAGGACTTGGAGACAGAAGCTTTAATGCGTGAATGGGGCTTGAACGATAAGGCTTTTCAGTGTTCTCCACCCAAGGGTTCTGGTGCGTTTGGGTGTCCAATTGATTTACCTCCTGAAGAGCCACTTGAACTGCCTCCTCTTGGAGAAGGATTAGGTCCCTTTCTGCAGACAAAGAATGGCGGATTTTTGCGATCTATGAATCCTTCACTTTTTAGGAGTGCTAAAACCGGTGGGAGCTTAATCATGCAAGTTTCTAGTCCTGTGGTGGTCCCAGCAGAAATGGGCTCTGGCACAGCAGCAATACTGCAGCAGTTGGCTTCAGTTGGGATTGAAAAGCTCTCTATGCAGGCAAATAAACTAATGCCTTTAGATGATATCACCGGAAAAACAATGCAACAACTAGCATGGGAAGAAGCTACTTCTCTGGAGGGACTTGAGAGGTTTGTCTAGATTTATATCTGCTTTACTAAATCAGAATTCATAATCATTCTTCGTTTGAAATGTTCTG comes from Euphorbia lathyris chromosome 8, ddEupLath1.1, whole genome shotgun sequence and encodes:
- the LOC136202491 gene encoding protein PLASTID MOVEMENT IMPAIRED 1-RELATED 1, producing the protein MMSKVEGRKKVEEDSGNKKLLKEIETISKALYSEKNHPRTSIPAPNFRSKSGKFPPVDSKPKLRNVNEDLSNKEKKSIWNWKPLKAFSNIKNRKFNCCFSLVVHSIEGFPRSFEDLHVSVHWKRRDGELVTKPVKVSEGVAEFEEKLTHTCMVYGSRSGAHHSAKYEAKHFLLFASAIGYRELDLGKHRVDLTRLLPLTLEELEEEKSSGNWTTSFKLSGEAKGASLNVSFGYTVVGESPVSHGNNQNDPEGYNVKKSNSRTTTSVTKPGLADGKSRMRRTGSLPGTLDKQISSPSRTQSTVDGRDPPEVLQKSRSELASSQPFLFPRIDEHKVDSSLDCKPELGPLSKASHANVENACEESESSATEQRVESSQIEKEKPVEAVEVSLVENNINGGFQVGSEKGAQLGLHDVVHGSHEDDLVEEDSNFDEQDICSKESVMKALEDALITVTNLEAEALTSPEDEEKQMEVEIDHEINENETSLSLDDVTESVANEFLDMLGIEHSPLGLSSESEPESPRERLLRQFEKDALDGGYSLFEFDIGSEDQIEYDHNSSAVSEWGNLSEDFELSSVIQAVEEEYQMGNQAEIGKTRAKVLEDLETEALMREWGLNDKAFQCSPPKGSGAFGCPIDLPPEEPLELPPLGEGLGPFLQTKNGGFLRSMNPSLFRSAKTGGSLIMQVSSPVVVPAEMGSGTAAILQQLASVGIEKLSMQANKLMPLDDITGKTMQQLAWEEATSLEGLESQGFLQHEVEIGQDKSGGQKNVKEYSPPRSDNFKSNKVGNVIGSEYVSLEDLAPLAMDKIEALSMEGLRVQSGMSNEDASANINAQSAGEISGFQGKSVNISGSLGLDGAAGLQLLDIKDDGGDIEGLMGLSLTLDEWMRLDSGDIGDEAQISEQTSKILAAHHASSLDMIRGGSKGERRRGKGSGKKCGLLGNNFTVALMVQLHDPLRNYEPVGAPMLALIQVERVFIPPKPKIYCKVSEVRIDDEDDDESESVKKVKVNEEKIGGKASEDEGTPQFCITEVQVAGLKTEPSKNKIWGNTAQQQSGSRWLLANGMGKTNKNSFVKSKGISDKPATSLLTKAQRGDKLWSVSSRIRGKGAK